In one Colletotrichum destructivum chromosome 2, complete sequence genomic region, the following are encoded:
- a CDS encoding Putative SLC26A/SulP transporter, STAS domain, sulfate anion transporter, STAS domain superfamily encodes MSSTSTKIGHGLAKVLGIKLEKPENEEMLRGESVFSVQSSDTFVEEEPTTAEWFLELLPDGQQILDYIRSLFPFLNWIGHYNMQWFLGDLVAGVTVGAVVVPQGMAYALLAKLEPQFGLYSSFMGVIIYWFFATSKDITIGPVAVMSTVVGNLITDVREEFPQYQGHQIASALAIIAGAIILFIGLIRMGWVVNLISLTSLSAFMTGSAISIAVGQLVTLLGIKGVNTREATYLVFINTLKNLPKTKMDAAMGLTALTMLYLLRFIFTTLAKRYPQKSKLFFFLSTLRTVFVILLYTMISWLVNMNRRSNPMFKILGDIPRGFQDVGTPKIDTGLISAFLPFLPASVIVLVIEHVAISKSFGRVNNYTINPSQEFVAIGVTNVLAPFLGGYPSTGSFSRTAIKSKAGVRTPFAGVITGLVVLLAIYALTAVFFYISSASLAAVIIHAVGDLITPPNTVYQFWRVSPLEVVIFFIGVFVTIFSSIENGIYATVCISAVLLLWRILRGQGRFLGKVKIHSVVGDHVIGEDHRQVIGEYGTFNASDNAARNVFLPIDHGDGSNPEVTLDSPYPGIFIYRFSEGFNYPNASHSLEYLTEYIFKRTRRTNMEAYGRLGDRPWNDPGPSRKAKKAQAQMHEEENRPTLKAIILDFSSVNNVDLTSIQQLIDVRNQLDRYATPDKVNWHIACINNRWTKRALVAAGFGYPVDRSDGLQHQWKSIFSVAEIGGSESAAAVAEKEANEKEISSHGKSSRAADEEVGKDGGTYDQIDPISSGSRKNASPKRKGVVVHGLNRPFFHVDLTSALQSAIANSEGRGHLEDEGEGGAKSPSSSSD; translated from the exons ATGTCGAGCACAAGCACCAAGATTGGCCACGGCCTGGCTAAGGTCTTGGGTATCAAGCTCGAGAAGCCCGAGAACGAGGAGATGCTTCGCGGCGAATCCGTCTTTTCGGTTCAATCATCCGACACATTCGTCGAAGAGGAGCCTACAACCGCCGAGTGGTTTCTTGAGCTCCTGCCTGACGGCCAGCAAATTCTCGACTACATCCGATCTTTGTTTCCCTTCCTTAACTGGATTGGACACTACAACATGCAATGGTTCCTTGGCGATCTGGTTGCTGGTGTCACCGTTGGCGCGGTAGTCGTGCCCCAAGGTATGGCCTACGCTTTGCTCGCAAAGCTTGAGCCTCAGTTCGGTCTCTATTCGTCCTTCATGGGCGTAATCATTTACTGGTTCTTCGCTACCTCCAAGGACATCACCATCGGC CCCGTAGCCGTCATGTCAACTGTCGTCGGCAACTTGATCACCGATGTTCGAGAAGAATTCCCGCAGTATCAAGGCCACCAGATTGCATCGGCTTTGGCTATCATTGCCGGtgccatcatcctcttcatcggTCTGATCCGCATGGGATGGGTTGTCAACTTGATTTCTTTGACATCGTTGTCGGCTTTCATGACTGGCTCCGCCATCAGCATTGCTGTCGGTCAACTAGTCACGTTGTTAGGCATCAAAGGTGTCAACACCAGAGAGGCTACCTATCTTGTGTTCATCAACACCCTCAAGAACTTACCCAAGACGAAGATGGATGCCGCTATGGGCTTGACCGCCCTCACTATGCTTTACCTCCTTCGATTCATCTTTACTACGCTGGCAAAGCGATACCCCCAAAAGTCgaagctcttcttctttctttcgaCTCTACGAACGGTTTTCGTCATTCTCCTCTACACCATGATCAGTTGGTTAGTCAACATGAACAGACGGTCAAACCCGATGTTCAAGATTTTGGGAGATATTCCCAGAG GTTTCCAGGATGTTGGCACTCCCAAGATCGACACCGGCCTAATCAGTGCCTTCCTTCCGTTCTTGCCGGCCAGCGTTATCGTGTTGGTCATCGAGCATGTCGCCATCTCGAAGTCTTTCGGTCGTGTGAACAACTACACCATCAACCCTTCGCAGGAGTTTGTAGCCATTGGCGTGACGAACGTCCTCGCTCCCTTCCTTGGCGGTTACCCATCCACGGGCTCATTCAGTCGTACCGCCATCAAGTCCAAGGCCGGTGTCAGGACTCCTTTTGCCGGTGTCATCACCGGCCTCGTCGTTCTACTCGCCATTTATGCCTTGACGGCTGTATTCTTCTACATCTCTAGCGCTTCCCTTGCCGCAGTCATCATCCACGCTGTCGGCGACCTGATCACCCCGCCCAACACTGTCTACCAGTTCTGGCGTGTGTCTCCTCTCGAAGTtgtcatcttcttcatcggtGTTTTCGTCACGATATTCTCATCCATCGAAAATGGCATTTATGCTACAGTCTGCATCTCCGCTGTGCTTCTCCTCTGGCGCATTCTGAGAGGACAGGGCCGCTTTCTCGGCAAGGTCAAGATCCACTCTGTCGTGGGCGATCACGTTATTGGCGAGGACCACAGACAAGTCATTGGCGAATATGGTACCTTCAACGCCAGCGACAATGCGGCGCGTAACGTGTTCCTGCCCATTGATCATGGCGATGGTTCCAATCCCGAAGTCACTCTCGACAGCCCTTACCCCGGTATTTTTATCTACCGCTTTTCCGAGGGCTTCAACTACCCCAACGCCAGTCACTCTCTCGAATATCTTACTGAATACATCTTCAAACGGACTCGCCGGACGAATATGGAGGCTTACGGGCGTCTTGGTGACCGCCCTTGGAACGACCCCGGCCCATCgcgcaaggccaagaaggcgcaGGCCCAGATGCACGAGGAGGAAAATAGGCCTACGCTTAAGGCCATCATACTCGATTTCAGCTCCGTCAACAACGTCGACTTGACCTCGATTCAACAACTCATCGATGTCCGCAACCAGCTCGACCGCTACGCCACCCCGGACAAAGTGAATTGGCACATTGCCTGCATCAACAACCGATGGACCAAGAGGGCGCTTGTCGCCGCCGGTTTCGGCTACCCCGTCGACCGCAGCGACGGTCTGCAACACCAGTGGAAGTCCATCTTTAGCGTCGCCGAGATTGGTGGTTCAGAGTCTgccgcggcggtggcagaGAAGGAGGCGAACGAGAAAGAAATTTCGTCGCATGGCAAGTCATCAAGGGCAGCGGATGAAGAGGTGGGCAAGGATGGTGGCACATACGACCAGATCGACCCCATCTCCTCGGGTTCCAGGAAAAATGCCAGCCCGAAGCGCAAGGGAGTTGTCGTCCACGGTCTCAACAGACCGTTTTTCCACGTCGACCTGACGAGCGCATTACAAAGTGCCATCGCGAACAGCGAGGGCAGGGGCCatctcgaggacgagggcgagggcggcgccaaGAGCCCGAGTAGCTCGAGTGACTGA